A genomic region of Dactylococcopsis salina PCC 8305 contains the following coding sequences:
- a CDS encoding SDR family oxidoreductase — protein MSTAKILVTGATGRTGSIVIGKLWEQKNNFQAFGFARSKEKIKEIFGSTEGFYLGDIRDQDSLKPALKDCEALIITTSAVPQMKQPPQEGERPEFTYPENATPEIIDYQGQINQIDLAKEAGVNHIVLMGSMGGTNEDHPLNKLGNGNILIWKRKAEQYLIDSGIDYTIIRAGGLLNEPGGKRQLLVGKNDTLLNRESPTIPREDVATLIIQALSIPEARNKAFDVVSESEAMSQGKATTDFAALFSQTTSGL, from the coding sequence ATGTCAACGGCAAAAATTTTAGTCACTGGAGCCACGGGAAGAACTGGCTCAATTGTCATCGGAAAATTATGGGAACAAAAAAATAACTTTCAAGCCTTTGGTTTCGCGCGATCGAAGGAAAAAATCAAAGAAATTTTTGGTTCAACTGAAGGCTTTTATTTAGGAGATATTCGAGATCAAGACAGTTTAAAACCCGCCCTAAAAGACTGTGAAGCACTGATTATTACTACCAGCGCTGTTCCGCAAATGAAACAGCCTCCCCAAGAGGGAGAACGTCCAGAATTTACCTATCCTGAAAACGCAACACCAGAAATTATTGATTATCAAGGACAAATTAATCAAATTGATCTCGCCAAAGAAGCAGGCGTTAACCACATTGTTTTAATGGGTTCAATGGGGGGAACAAATGAAGATCATCCCCTGAATAAACTAGGGAATGGTAACATTTTAATTTGGAAAAGAAAAGCGGAACAATATCTTATTGATTCAGGAATTGACTACACCATTATTCGCGCTGGTGGTTTACTCAATGAACCTGGAGGGAAGCGACAATTATTAGTGGGAAAAAATGACACTTTACTTAACCGTGAGTCTCCGACGATTCCGAGAGAAGATGTAGCGACATTAATCATACAAGCATTGTCAATTCCTGAAGCAAGAAACAAGGCGTTTGATGTGGTGTCAGAGTCGGAAGCCATGTCTCAAGGAAAAGCTACCACTGATTTTGCTGCTTTGTTTTCCCAAACCACATCAGGCTTATAA
- a CDS encoding sodium/proline symporter, with product MTQSSAIVLTFCLFLLLFVAVGIYSSRYQQRTTTDYLLASRNVNPWFTALSALATGQSAFLFTGQVGYAYTTGISAIWLLIGWAIGDYMAWWFVFKRLREVSEQDNAETVSAVLGQGKLRIIASLSALITVIFLGTYAAAQLVASSKALNAVFGWNYQFGIIIGAVIVVLYCFSGGIRASIWTDAVQSMVMLGSLLILFTIAIGECQGFNGLWTQLSAIDPDLTRFNPTRLQWGFLPFFIGWIVAGFGAVGQPHIMVRAMAINSPHNLTLARNVKVIVGLVTSCTAITIGLAARVLTPDLVANSDPELALPYLALDLLPAVLVGLMLAGLFSATVSTADSQILSCSAALSQDLLPQTNQSYKLAKLATLTVTAIVLMIALSGSNSVFTLVTFAWSALASSLGPVAMVRIFERPLNSIVAVTMMVTGLTTALIWDQMGLSSALYEALPGMAMGLIVYGIWWGLFASKTKAEETDIS from the coding sequence ATGACACAATCTAGCGCGATCGTGCTGACGTTTTGCCTGTTTTTGTTGCTATTTGTTGCAGTCGGGATTTATTCCTCAAGATATCAGCAACGAACCACCACTGATTACTTGTTAGCGAGTCGTAACGTTAACCCCTGGTTTACCGCCCTTTCTGCGTTGGCAACTGGACAAAGTGCTTTCTTATTTACAGGACAAGTAGGGTATGCTTATACAACAGGCATTTCTGCGATTTGGTTGCTGATTGGTTGGGCGATCGGAGATTATATGGCGTGGTGGTTTGTGTTCAAAAGACTGCGAGAAGTGTCAGAACAAGACAACGCAGAAACGGTTTCCGCGGTTCTCGGTCAAGGCAAATTACGCATCATTGCCTCCTTGTCAGCATTAATTACAGTGATTTTTCTAGGCACTTATGCGGCGGCGCAATTAGTGGCGAGTAGTAAAGCACTCAACGCGGTTTTTGGATGGAATTATCAGTTTGGGATTATTATCGGTGCAGTGATTGTGGTGCTGTATTGCTTTTCTGGGGGGATTCGAGCCTCAATTTGGACGGATGCCGTGCAGTCGATGGTGATGCTCGGTTCGTTACTTATTCTATTTACAATTGCCATTGGGGAGTGTCAAGGATTTAACGGACTCTGGACTCAACTTAGCGCGATCGACCCTGATCTAACTCGTTTTAACCCGACCCGTTTACAATGGGGATTCCTGCCTTTCTTTATCGGCTGGATTGTTGCGGGATTTGGAGCAGTAGGTCAACCTCATATCATGGTGCGGGCAATGGCAATTAACTCTCCTCATAATCTGACCTTAGCACGTAATGTCAAAGTCATCGTTGGTTTAGTCACCTCTTGCACTGCCATCACCATTGGTTTAGCCGCACGAGTGTTAACGCCAGATTTAGTTGCCAACAGCGACCCAGAATTGGCACTTCCCTATTTAGCCTTAGACTTGTTACCTGCCGTTTTGGTGGGGTTAATGTTAGCGGGACTATTTTCAGCGACCGTTTCCACTGCTGACTCCCAAATTTTATCTTGTTCGGCGGCGCTATCCCAAGACCTACTTCCTCAAACCAATCAATCCTATAAACTCGCCAAACTCGCCACCCTCACTGTAACCGCGATCGTGCTGATGATTGCCCTTTCTGGTAGTAATAGCGTTTTTACCCTCGTCACCTTTGCTTGGTCAGCACTTGCTTCGAGTTTAGGACCGGTAGCAATGGTACGAATCTTTGAACGTCCCTTAAACTCGATCGTTGCTGTCACCATGATGGTTACAGGTCTGACAACTGCTTTAATCTGGGATCAAATGGGTCTATCTAGTGCCTTATACGAAGCCTTACCTGGGATGGCAATGGGATTGATCGTTTATGGGATTTGGTGGGGCTTATTCGCCTCAAAAACTAAGGCCGAAGAAACCGACATCTCTTGA
- a CDS encoding iron uptake porin — MNISWRKLLMVAPSVLGVFAMAQTTLADETESQSEILDQVETYHNGGASLDQVNSVFQLRDVSPGDWAFEALRNLVERYGCIAGYPDGTFRGNRALTRYEFAAGLNACLQQIERLIAANTGGSGDVNQGDLATLQRLTQEFEAELATLGTRVDNLEGRVGFLEDNQFSTTTKLNGSVVFDLAVAGGDQKAVGGQAIFSPPGVNFDNDNDDVEEGIHFTNRVRINLDSSFTGRDRLRTRLETANNITLGGATGASATARNLGAGGGGIRLDQLMYSFPVGDNIIAHVGATGVLVDDIFDAGSTASFAYGSINLFTAYNNLIYDVSSSDSAGFGANIVLNDLIQLDLGYFTGSGATDPDEGLFGGNYSAGAQLGFDFGEVDLSLAYLRSYQVGGNLSGFVGSPAAATPFPDDNGNNLANSADHFGVHANWRVSQRFSVGGYFGLVDAQTEVEPQASAEIVNWLVNTSFPDLGKEGSVLILAFGQPPKLTDSGGDAEATDPDTGYLLNLEYQYPINNNISIVPGGYVLFNPDHNDNNDTIYVGRLRTLFSF; from the coding sequence GTGAATATATCTTGGAGAAAACTTTTAATGGTCGCTCCCTCTGTGTTGGGAGTGTTTGCAATGGCACAAACCACCTTAGCGGATGAAACCGAATCCCAGAGCGAAATTTTAGATCAAGTAGAAACCTACCACAACGGTGGAGCAAGTTTAGATCAAGTGAATAGCGTCTTCCAGCTACGAGACGTTTCCCCAGGAGACTGGGCTTTTGAAGCACTGCGAAATTTAGTCGAACGTTACGGTTGTATTGCAGGTTATCCCGATGGAACATTTCGCGGAAATCGAGCGCTGACTCGTTACGAATTTGCTGCGGGTTTAAATGCTTGTTTACAACAAATTGAGCGTCTAATTGCTGCGAATACAGGGGGTAGTGGTGATGTTAATCAAGGGGACTTAGCAACCCTCCAACGCTTGACTCAAGAATTTGAAGCAGAACTTGCCACACTGGGAACAAGAGTTGATAACTTAGAAGGTCGTGTTGGCTTCTTAGAAGATAATCAGTTTTCCACCACCACTAAACTTAACGGAAGTGTTGTGTTTGACTTAGCCGTCGCAGGCGGTGATCAAAAAGCAGTTGGTGGACAAGCTATCTTTTCGCCACCTGGGGTTAATTTCGATAATGATAACGATGATGTCGAGGAAGGGATACACTTCACTAACCGAGTGCGTATCAACCTAGACAGCAGTTTCACAGGACGAGATCGTTTACGAACACGGTTAGAAACTGCTAATAATATTACTCTCGGAGGTGCAACTGGGGCCAGTGCAACTGCTCGTAACCTTGGCGCTGGTGGCGGTGGTATTCGTCTTGACCAACTCATGTATAGTTTTCCCGTTGGGGATAATATAATTGCTCATGTAGGAGCAACTGGTGTTTTGGTGGATGATATCTTTGACGCTGGTTCTACTGCTTCCTTTGCTTATGGGTCTATTAACCTTTTTACTGCCTATAATAATCTGATTTACGATGTCAGTTCTTCTGACAGTGCAGGTTTTGGCGCAAATATTGTACTCAATGACCTGATACAACTGGATTTAGGTTACTTTACGGGGAGTGGCGCAACTGATCCCGATGAAGGGCTGTTTGGAGGAAATTATTCTGCTGGAGCGCAATTGGGCTTTGATTTTGGCGAAGTTGATCTTTCCTTAGCTTATCTCCGCAGTTATCAAGTGGGAGGAAATCTTTCTGGCTTTGTAGGTAGTCCTGCGGCTGCGACTCCTTTTCCTGATGACAATGGTAATAATCTCGCTAATTCGGCAGATCATTTTGGCGTTCATGCCAACTGGCGTGTTAGTCAGCGTTTTAGTGTCGGAGGATATTTTGGTTTAGTGGATGCTCAAACTGAAGTGGAACCTCAAGCAAGTGCGGAAATAGTCAACTGGTTAGTAAATACCTCTTTCCCCGATTTAGGAAAAGAAGGAAGCGTTCTCATCTTAGCGTTTGGTCAACCGCCTAAACTTACTGATTCTGGTGGCGATGCTGAAGCAACAGACCCAGATACTGGATATTTGTTAAATTTGGAGTATCAATATCCCATTAATAACAATATCAGCATTGTTCCTGGGGGTTATGTTTTATTTAACCCTGACCACAATGATAATAATGATACGATTTATGTCGGTCGTCTGCGGACATTGTTTAGTTTCTAA